In Antennarius striatus isolate MH-2024 chromosome 10, ASM4005453v1, whole genome shotgun sequence, one DNA window encodes the following:
- the LOC137602579 gene encoding plastin-3-like isoform X1, with amino-acid sequence MSTKVSTAEMEEIMEGFQKVDVDGNGYICAGELGKLFKEVSMPIAGYQLRELLQKLDKNKDSKISMEEFTAIFQEMKDDTLAQGFKKALNKKEGIVAIGGTSESSSEGTQHSISEQERFAFANYINSSLEKDLDCKHLLPIDPNTGALFKAMSDGILLCKIINLSVPDTIDERTINKKKLTAFTTQENLNLALNSASAIGCQVVNIGAQDLKDGKPHLVLGLLWQIIKIGLFADIELSRNEAIAALLEEGETLEELMKLSPEELLLRWVNFHLKKVGMSISNFSGDIQDSKAYFHLLDEIAPDGSKEEDPRVDIDMTGLHEKDVNKRAELMLKQADRLGCRQFVTAADVVGGHAKLNLAFVATLFNKYPALTKPEDQEYTVKGETREEKTFRNWMNSLGVNPYVHHMYSDLMDALVILQLYDKTNVPVDWDCRVNRPPFKGAGGNMKKIENCNYAVELGHQVGFSLVGIAGTDLNTGNETLTLALVWQLMRRYTLKVLEDLGHGEVAGEDLIVSWVNKTLTEAGKSSIKSFKDKSISTSIPVLDVIEAIKPLSVNFDLVKTGSLSDEDKLDNAKYAISMARKIGAKVYALPEDLVEVNPKMVMTIFACLMGRGLKKA; translated from the exons ATGTCGACAAAGGTCAGCACTGCGGAGATGGAGGAGATCATGGAGGGCTTCCAGAAAGTGG ATGTGGACGGTAACGGCTACATCTGTGCTGGTGAACTCGGTAAACTTTTCAAAGAGGTGAGCATGCCAATCGCAGGATACCAGCTTCGAGAGCTCCTACAAAAgttggacaaaaacaaagacagcaaGATCAGCATGGAAGAGTTCACGGCT ATTTTTCAGGAAATGAAGGACGACACCTTGGCTCAGGGTTTCAAGAAAGCTCTCAACAAGAAGGAAGGCATTGTCGCCATCGGCGGAACCAGTGAGAGCTCCAGTGAAGGAACCCAACACTCAATCTCTG AGCAGGAGCGCTTTGCCTTCGCCAACTACATCAACTCTTCTCTGGAGAAGGATTTGGACTGTAAACATCTCCTACCCATCGACCCCAACACTGGAGCTCTGTTTAAAGCTATGTCAGATGGCATCTTGCTTTG TAAAATCATCAACCTCTCTGTTCCTGACACCATTGATGAGAGAACaatcaataaaaagaaactCACGGCTTTCACCACTCAG GAGAATCTGAACTTGGCTCTGAATTCAGCCTCAGCCATTGGTTGCCAAGTTGTCAATATTGGTGCTCAAGACCTGAAGGATGGAAAACCTCACCTGGTGCTGGGACTCCTCTGGCAGATTATTAAAATTGGACTGTTTGCTGATATAGAGCTGAGTCGCAATGAAG cCATTGCAGCTTTgctggaggaaggagagactCTGGAGGAGCTGATGAAACTCAGTcctgaggagctgctgctgcgctGGGTCAACTTCCATTTAAAGAAAGTTGGCATGTCAATATCGAACTTCTCTGGTGATATTCAG gacTCCAAGGCGTACTTCCACCTTCTGGATGAGATCGCCCCGGACGGCAGCAAAGAGGAAGATCCCCGGGTCGACATAGACATGACTGGGCTTCAT gagaagGATGTCAACAAGCGAGCGGAGCTTATGCTCAAACAGGCTGACCGCCTCGGCTGCAGACAGTTTGTAACGGCGGCTGATGTCGTGGGTGGACATGCAAAGCTCAACTTGGCGTTTGTGGCCACACTGTTCAACAAATACCCGGCTCTCACCAAACCAGAGGACCAAGAGTACACTGTGAAGG GTGAGACCAGAGAGGAGAAGACGTTCAGGAACTGGATGAACTCTCTGGGCGTCAATCCTTATGTTCACCACATGTACAG TGATCTGATGGACGCCTTGGTGATCCTACAGCTTTATGACAAAACCAATGTGCCGGTGGACTGGGATTGTAGAGTTAACCGTCCTCCATTCAAAGGAGCTGGAGGTAATATGAAAAAG attgaAAACTGTAACTATGCTGTGGAGTTGGGGCATCAAGTAGGTTTTTCCCTGGTTGGAATTGCGGGAACGGACCTGAACACTGGAAACGAAACTTTAACTCTGGCATTGGTGTGGCAACTGATGAGAAG GTATACTTTAAAAGTTCTTGAGGACCTGGGACACGGAGAAGTCGCAGGAGAGGATTTGATAGTTTCATGGGTCAACAAAACTTTGACTGAGGCTGGAAAGAGTTCCATTAAAAGCTTTAAG GACAAGTCGATCAGTACTAGTATTCCTGTTCTGGATGTGATTGAGGCCATTAAGCCACTGAGCGTGAACTTTGATCTggtaaaaacaggaagtctgtcAGATGAGGACAAACTGGACAATGCCAA
- the LOC137602579 gene encoding plastin-3-like isoform X2, with amino-acid sequence MKDDTLAQGFKKALNKKEGIVAIGGTSESSSEGTQHSISEQERFAFANYINSSLEKDLDCKHLLPIDPNTGALFKAMSDGILLCKIINLSVPDTIDERTINKKKLTAFTTQENLNLALNSASAIGCQVVNIGAQDLKDGKPHLVLGLLWQIIKIGLFADIELSRNEAIAALLEEGETLEELMKLSPEELLLRWVNFHLKKVGMSISNFSGDIQDSKAYFHLLDEIAPDGSKEEDPRVDIDMTGLHEKDVNKRAELMLKQADRLGCRQFVTAADVVGGHAKLNLAFVATLFNKYPALTKPEDQEYTVKGETREEKTFRNWMNSLGVNPYVHHMYSDLMDALVILQLYDKTNVPVDWDCRVNRPPFKGAGGNMKKIENCNYAVELGHQVGFSLVGIAGTDLNTGNETLTLALVWQLMRRYTLKVLEDLGHGEVAGEDLIVSWVNKTLTEAGKSSIKSFKDKSISTSIPVLDVIEAIKPLSVNFDLVKTGSLSDEDKLDNAKYAISMARKIGAKVYALPEDLVEVNPKMVMTIFACLMGRGLKKA; translated from the exons ATGAAGGACGACACCTTGGCTCAGGGTTTCAAGAAAGCTCTCAACAAGAAGGAAGGCATTGTCGCCATCGGCGGAACCAGTGAGAGCTCCAGTGAAGGAACCCAACACTCAATCTCTG AGCAGGAGCGCTTTGCCTTCGCCAACTACATCAACTCTTCTCTGGAGAAGGATTTGGACTGTAAACATCTCCTACCCATCGACCCCAACACTGGAGCTCTGTTTAAAGCTATGTCAGATGGCATCTTGCTTTG TAAAATCATCAACCTCTCTGTTCCTGACACCATTGATGAGAGAACaatcaataaaaagaaactCACGGCTTTCACCACTCAG GAGAATCTGAACTTGGCTCTGAATTCAGCCTCAGCCATTGGTTGCCAAGTTGTCAATATTGGTGCTCAAGACCTGAAGGATGGAAAACCTCACCTGGTGCTGGGACTCCTCTGGCAGATTATTAAAATTGGACTGTTTGCTGATATAGAGCTGAGTCGCAATGAAG cCATTGCAGCTTTgctggaggaaggagagactCTGGAGGAGCTGATGAAACTCAGTcctgaggagctgctgctgcgctGGGTCAACTTCCATTTAAAGAAAGTTGGCATGTCAATATCGAACTTCTCTGGTGATATTCAG gacTCCAAGGCGTACTTCCACCTTCTGGATGAGATCGCCCCGGACGGCAGCAAAGAGGAAGATCCCCGGGTCGACATAGACATGACTGGGCTTCAT gagaagGATGTCAACAAGCGAGCGGAGCTTATGCTCAAACAGGCTGACCGCCTCGGCTGCAGACAGTTTGTAACGGCGGCTGATGTCGTGGGTGGACATGCAAAGCTCAACTTGGCGTTTGTGGCCACACTGTTCAACAAATACCCGGCTCTCACCAAACCAGAGGACCAAGAGTACACTGTGAAGG GTGAGACCAGAGAGGAGAAGACGTTCAGGAACTGGATGAACTCTCTGGGCGTCAATCCTTATGTTCACCACATGTACAG TGATCTGATGGACGCCTTGGTGATCCTACAGCTTTATGACAAAACCAATGTGCCGGTGGACTGGGATTGTAGAGTTAACCGTCCTCCATTCAAAGGAGCTGGAGGTAATATGAAAAAG attgaAAACTGTAACTATGCTGTGGAGTTGGGGCATCAAGTAGGTTTTTCCCTGGTTGGAATTGCGGGAACGGACCTGAACACTGGAAACGAAACTTTAACTCTGGCATTGGTGTGGCAACTGATGAGAAG GTATACTTTAAAAGTTCTTGAGGACCTGGGACACGGAGAAGTCGCAGGAGAGGATTTGATAGTTTCATGGGTCAACAAAACTTTGACTGAGGCTGGAAAGAGTTCCATTAAAAGCTTTAAG GACAAGTCGATCAGTACTAGTATTCCTGTTCTGGATGTGATTGAGGCCATTAAGCCACTGAGCGTGAACTTTGATCTggtaaaaacaggaagtctgtcAGATGAGGACAAACTGGACAATGCCAA